Part of the Chroicocephalus ridibundus chromosome 17, bChrRid1.1, whole genome shotgun sequence genome is shown below.
TCTCCCAAGGCCCTGAACTCTCTTTTAATATCACCCTTGGGCAACTTGTTGCTTCTTGCTGCATTGCTTATCTCTTTATCTGTTTGAACTTGGAACATGTTCACAGAACCAAAGGCTATGGGCTTTGCCCTGGCATTGAGGCCCTTACTGTGCTGGGGGAGGTGTCTTGTGGAGGGGACGAAGGAATACACCTCCTTCTTCCCATACAGGACTGATGTGGGTTGTTCTGTTGCGCATGCTCCTGAGGGCTTGTTCACCCTTATGTGAGGTGTTTAATACTACTAATTAACACTGTTAATTAGAGGGGGTAGGCAGCTGCTAAGAAGGGGCCGTGCAAGAAGGCTGTCAGTTTAGTTGCAGTGTGGTTGCCCCATCATGTGGggcaagaaagcagaagaagTGTTAGAGAAGGGCCAAAGAATAATTCTGATTCTTCTAAAAGGTGGATTGGCCACCAAAAGAAGCAAGGTCAAAGGAGGTGCACAGGAGATGTGGTTCTTGGCAGTAAAATGGCAGGGTGGACATCGTTACATGCGTATGGATGTGATCAAGAAGATAACAACTGTATCCCCACCAATCTGGCAGCAAGACAATGTAACCCACcacaagaaagatttttaactGCCTCTGTGTGGACATTCCTTCTGCAAGCACTGTGGCAGCAGTGGTGAGGAGAGCGTTGGTCTGGGTGTGTGGGGGGCACATGGGAAACCTTTACCATTCCCAAAAGGAGGGGAGTGTGGGACACAGTGCAGTGGGCCCCCTTGGGGCACTGTCAGTTGCAGGGGAGGAAGGCATCCGTGACTCCACCAGAGCCCCTGTTTGTCAGGCACAGCTTTGTTGAGCCTGTGCCCACACGCTCTCTCTTGGCCTCAGTGCACTTGCTGTGGAAGAGGACCACGGCCACTGCTGATGTCAGTTGCGGAGCCCTGGAAGCCCTGGGAGGGCATTGGCCCCTCAGGCTCCTAGAAATAGTCAGctgggaagaagaagagaaagggggCATTGGTAGCAATTCCTCttgtccttgctgctgctgtgctgggggaggaggctcAAGCATGAAACGACCCCCGAGGGGCAGAGAAGAATTGACAAAAGAGTGGTGACATGCCATATAACATCACAGTCAACAATCAAACTGTGAGTAGGGCCCTGATCATCAGCCAGCTTGGTAGAACCCAGCCATGTATCCCCACGTATCCTTCAGCCACTGACAAGCAGCAGCTTAAAAGCAGGGCCAAAAAAGGCGCTTTTATGGTAACGCCATCAAAACAGGTGTGACACTCAGCACTGTTCCAGACACCAAGGACTGTCATCAGCATCTGGACTATATGATCAGGAGCATAGCCAAGAGACTGATGTCAAGTTTTGTCTGTAATGCAAGAAGGACCTTGAACAAATGGAGCAAATTCAGATGAGGGTGGCCAGAATGATGAGAGGACTGTAGCACTGGCTTGGGGAGGAGAGATGGAAACGTAACTTCATCCCAGGAAGACCCTATACAATCCTGTTACCAGTCACTGAATATTCATGCCCAACAATTCCATACCAGAACATGGTTGAGCGCCAGCTCTCTCCCTGGGCATCTTGTGAGAGCATTTGCAGGAACAAGGATGACACAGAGGCATGGGCTGGGATGCAGAtgaactttaatgagtcaaaacAGGGAAACAAGGCCAATCTGAGTGGAGTCTTCAGTTCAGGGAGCAACCGGGGCAGACAGGAGTCGGTGCCCCATGGCTGTGGCGGAGATACCACCAGGTGTCGAActgcctgtcccagagagggagcagggccagcaggtcctgcctaggctggctctgtggggctcacagcccagggcagcacaagagaacagggacacaggaaggaaaggagagagtggaagaggggaaaggcaggcatgggccGTGCTTTCCGAGAGCCCAGACTGGCTCCGTCCTTTTGAAGGAATGTTAGCGTTCCTCAGCCCCTCCAAAAGCAACAGCACAATGCGCTGTCCCCAGTCTGGTACCATCTTGTGGGTCCTAGGGGGCCTTCTCCATGACcattgccagcagctttagcaggggaggcaccttgtgccgcaggagcggctgcccaagccagagaggccggagaggccaaagcccccggaggagatgggcactcccgcagagctgaggatgctgccaacggcagcggaggtggaggatcccacagcggtgttctgcgggaaggagctgaggatggggccaggcagggtcaccaccacgggggagggctggatgacgacggtggagtcctggcactgcctgacacagggctcattgcagctgttggccagcggggtcgggccacagggctggcatggcaggcatgggttgtagcaggacatgtcttgtgGCTGGAGGTGTAcctggagagagggcagggggatgTCAAGCATGATGGGTAGTTGAAGAGCAGCCTGTTACACCACTACAAGCTGGAGACAGAACGCCTGTGGGTTTCTTATTCCCCACAGCCTAAAGGAACTCTGCCAAGAGCGACCAAGCAGAGGGAGGTCTCTGCCTTGACCATTGCTCACCTCAGCTAAGACCCCGCCTCTGTTCATGCTAGAACTTCTGCCCCCTTCACCCTGCCGTGGTACGTAGTCCCATGACTCAGTGTAGGACACAGGGGCAAATATGTGCTATCCCAAAggatgagaaggaggaggagaaagggctTCAAACTCACCTTGTTCTGAAGGAGATGGAGGTGAGAGGAGTGAATGAGAgaatgaggagaggggcctgTTTTTATACTGCTCCTGCACTGCCCTAGGCAGACAGTCACTGCACGCGGGTAGCAATTTTCTATCAGACtcacctccaaagcaaaatatcctaCCTCACGGCACACCTTCTGTTTGGGTTTCCGTCAACactgccatttcttttcctcatttctcagATGCTTGGTTCGCAATGCAGGCTTCTTTCATGTGCCGGGATGAGAAGCCCAAGGATTTCCTGGGCAGTGTAAGGCAGGTGTGTCCCAAGCGTAGGAGTGGTACGTGCAGGTAGGGGATGTTGGCTTGGGGCAGTTAAGTGATGTTGTTAGCAACTCCCTTTGCAGGAAGAGGCCCAGCTCTGACCTGTGCTGCACATGTCAGCAGAGCACCAAAAGGCTCCTTGTCCTTAAGGACTTGCCACATACTTCTTTCTCCTCCGTGTCTCTCGGCTCGCTCCAATAGTCACTGGCCATTGTATTTCCTGGTGGCCAGGCTGTGCCAATGGTTTTGGCTGTTTTCTTCTTGATGCCCTTTGCCCTGGGGAGAACATTCTCCAGGCTGTTTGAGTATGAAGTGTTTGGGTTAGGAAAGTCAAAGCTCACCTGGCATTAAACCAGGCAAAGCATGTGGAGGGCGACGAGAAGGTCTTCTTCTGGGTAGGTCAGCAGCAAAAGAGAGGCTTGGGAAAAGGCTGAACAGGGCAGCTTCACTAGGCACAGGGGTTACAGGAAAGGCAGAGGTACTCCAAGAGTTCTTGACCTTGGTCTTTACTGGAAGGAAAACCACTGTCATTCCAGTCTTCAGTGAGGGGAccggagcacctctcttacgaggaaaggctgagacacctggggctattcagcctggagaagagaagactgagaggggatctcatcaatgcttataaatatctaaagggcaggtatcaaggggatggggccaggcta
Proteins encoded:
- the LOC134524577 gene encoding feather keratin 1-like, coding for MSCYNPCLPCQPCGPTPLANSCNEPCVRQCQDSTVVIQPSPVVVTLPGPILSSFPQNTAVGSSTSAAVGSILSSAGVPISSGGFGLSGLSGLGSRSCGTRCLPC